The genome window tttcccaaccagagttggtaaccctgcaTGATCATTCCAGAACCCTTTgaacagtgatgggatccaaaaattttagtaacaggttcccatggtggtgggattcaaacagtggcgtaaggagactttccttaaacaaggaacttgaccatatttctaaaacatatttttaaaacagcccagcagggagaatgatcccgttttctacctttgctaaccagccacataggaaacaacaggactgtatgatttttggacctaatggaatttctaacggaaaagcagacccgattagtaaccccacaaataattaggaacccactctcgggaactggcgagaacctgctggatcccacctctgcctttgaacCTGGTTGCAGCCGAATGTTTGCCGATCACGGTGTGGacctctttccttcatctttggCGCCACGGCAACAATCCAggtgaactccccccccctttctgcttctGCTGATGTCATAGCGTCACCACAGCGACCAGCTGAGCATGGTTCCGGCCAGACCAGCTGAGCAATTTCCTCGTCGGCCCTGGTGGGTCCCCCCGAGAGATGAGGCCCGCTGGCGGTCATGTTGGCCGCTTGTATCTCCTGTCCAGCATCTTCGCCTCTTCTCATTTCAGTTtgctcctctgcctcacctgcctGTTCTTTACCTTCCCGTAAGTCGGCATGGGGGTTTGTCCCCTGGACTCGCCTTGGAGTCGAGGTGCGGCAGTTGGTGGGGCAGCCAATAGAGCCTGGACGGACTTCTTTCATGCCATTCGACACCTGCTGTTCAGGCAAACGGACCTCACCTTCCAGcgaggtgtggtggttaagagcaggtggactctaatctggagaaccgggtttgattccccgcttctccacctgagcagcagaggtttatctggtgaaccggatgtgtttccgcactcctacgttcctgctgggtgaccttgggctagtcacagtactttggagatctctcagcccaacctacctcacatggtgtctgttgtggggagaggaagaagaagaagaagaagaggaggaggaggaggaggaggaggagtagtttggatttatatcccccttttctctcctgtaggagactcaaaggggcttacaatctccttgcccttcccccctcacaacaaacaccctgtgaggtgtggggggctgagagagctccgagaagctgtgactagcccaaggtcacccagctggcgtgtgtgggagtgtacgggctagtctgaattccccagatttccccaggagcttgtaagccaccttgagtctccttgcagaagataaaggtggggtataaattaaggtgaccagatttttacttgCTCGAGAAAATTAGGTGGGCGCTACAAATAAGATGAGCAAACTTGTCTTTCTATGGGCGGCGCTCCCGATCAAAggcagggaagcgccccagaaggcattgCGGCAGGGTGGGAGGTGctccctcctgcgctgccgcactgccttctgggacgcttccctgtttcctgatggggagcgccgccgcaaaaggcagtgtgctcctgcggctgcatgcacgCTGCCGCAGGAGCAAATTCCCTAACCGGgacaaagcccggcgggacgcgggacacatcgcgcaaaagcgtgAATGTCCCGTGAAAatcgggatggctggtcaccctagtataaatccaaactcctccccctcctcctcctcctcctcctcctcctcagattgCATGTATTCTGCACCATCCTCAGATCTCCACGAATTTCCTAATTTGGAGTTGGCACCCTTAAGGCATGGCCAAATTCTGGAGGAAAGTGCCTCTTCCAGAGCAATGGTATCAATCTACACAGGCCTTGCTCTCCGgtgtcagaagtggtttgctctTCAGCAAGCAGGATTCCTGTGTGGTTCATACCACCTTTTCTAGAGGCAAATTGATTTCTGTAAGGATAATGAAACTTTCTTATCTCATTCATCCTCGCCACAATTTTGGGGTGTAGATTCTCAAGGTTGGAACTCGAGGACTTGCCCCCAAACCCTGAGATGGTCTAGAATTTGGTCCTCTGAACCTCTGAGATCAACCTCTTAGaagtttgaagagttgcacatcCATGCAGGGGTGGAACTAAACACCATCAAGTCTCTCTAGCCCTAAAATGCACAAGACAGAATGATTTAaagcttagctttaaaaggggcttggacagatttatggagaagaagtcgatctacggctaccaatcttgatcctctttgatctgagattgcagatgccttagcagaccaggtgctcggaagcagcagcagcagcagcaggccattgctttcacctcctgcacgtgagctcccaccttgtgggccactgcgagtagcagagagctggactagatggactctggtctgatccagctggcttgttcttatgttcttatgttcttattaaggcTACCCAGGGTGAGCGGGCCTCCATCCGATGACGGGATTCCAAGATCTGGTGGCATTGGGCCATCCATATCAGGGTGTTCTTTTATAGACCACCTTTCAAAACAAACCTCCTAAaggtagttttcctttttttcagtccCTCAATGAGTAACTTCTGGTGAATCCCTTTGCCTGACAAACACAAGATCAGGAATCTGACATCCGTTTGCTCCTCTTTCAGCTGTAGCTGGCTAACCTTGCATGTATCCTGGGCATTCCCCATCGTCTGTGGCCTCCTCTTCATCCCCACcgtcatcttcttcctcttcaccaGTTTCACAGACACGGGAATTCTTCGCAAAGGTAAGCGGAACCATGAGCACGCATGCACGGGGAGGAAGAGTCAGGcgcctgcccagtggtgggatccaaaatttttagtaacaggttccctcgccagcccccctcagcatcTAGGGCAgaagcgtacctaggcaaacctgagccctgggcaaaacctgagttggatgcccccccatgggcagccactccaccatgacccccccccccaattttttttgcaccaggtcatttctaaatcatcatcacattatagaaaatgccccaactcacaaatctgaacacagcaatggtgaaacacacaggttcttggatagagactggggagatgaaaggcacgaaaggctgagaatccatgaattgcaggacctgaaagggattcacccagttcagggagtgacattattagtcgccattgctatatggaatcttcacgttcaaaggcaggatgcctctcggggaggccagggcgtggaggcggaaaagcggacccaattagtaaccccctctcggcacacacaaataattagtaacccactctcgggaactggtgagaacctgctggatcccacctctgcacctgccctgctggcaggggaactAACTGTGAGTTGGGAAGtccctggggatttggggggaggtGCCCAAAATGCCATCACGTTATGTGCAAAGTGTGAAAtgtttctgtgggaaagccccagcaggagtGAGAACTGAATTACCCCAGTTCTGATCTTGctgttaataaaggtgaaattatgttttattttctttataagttcgataggaacaagttgtgttaggtagaatgtaggaatgactgttgtattttgtatttgtgtctgcatggaacctcctctgctcaaggcaggaatccacccctgctccacctgggcatgtccctttcatttgcaaacacCATGAATGGACGAtggacaaaagggaccccggaagaagcgcctccatctgccttaaatccaccagcaggcagataagggtgccgtcgtcgttaggtttcatttcctggccccaagcacccaagggagcagcagtggcgtaggaggttaagagctcgtgtatctaatctggaggaaccgggtttgattcccagctctgccgcctgagctgtggaagctcatctggggaattcagattagcctgtgcactcccccacacgccagctgggtgaccttgggctagtcacagcttctcggagctctcccagccccacctacctcacagggtgtttgttgtgaggggggaagggcaaggagattgtcagcccctttgagtctcctgcaggagagaaaggggggatataaatccaaaactcttctcttcttctcttcttcttcttttgtgtttttcccgcctgtgcctacgtcatcgcctcgcccagcttcggccgcgaaattcaagaagggactgccctctggactctaattggttcccatgtatttgtgaatgaataattgtaggttgtcctgtaccctcccggattcccgggcgggagatCGTGTATAAAAGtggttgtaaagctgctaggcagctgcagttgccgtggtgcggaggtgctgacgcgtaggtcagcatctcaataaactcatttttattttcactattcccgctgggttgggtcctgtttctgttcctctgcactgacgagagctggcggatctggggaaataaagttacccaggcagcgcggtaacaggagCAAGGAGCCATTACATGTGCTCGGTacaaaggcagaagaagaagaagagaagaggaagaggaagaagaggaagaagaggaagaagaggaggaggaggaggaggagtttggatttataccccacctttatcttctgcaaggagactcaaaggggcttacaatctccttgcccttcccccctcacaacaaacaccctgtgaggtaggtggggctgagagagccccgagaagctgtgactagcccaaggtcacccagctggcgtgtgtgggagtgtacaggctaatctgaattccccagataaacctccacagctcaggcggcagagctgggaatcaaacccggttcctccagattagatacacgagctcttaacctcccgcgccactgctgcagaatacGGCTGCAgtgcaaaggaggaggagttggtagGCGGAGCCTTAGACATGGTAATTGAAGGGCAGCCAATGCAGGCTGGGGACCCCTCTTTTCATGCCAAATCTACACAGTCTCCAATCTTGGCACCAGGGCTGCTACCACCGGCCAATTCTGTTCTATGTTCTCTCCTGTCGCCAGGCATTGAAGAAGAGTTGTTGAACCAGGCGGTTGTCATAAGAGCCCCCAGACAGCACTGGTGCAACCGATGTCAGCTCCACAGCCTGCCACACACTTTCCACTGTGCCTGGTGCAACACTTGCGTGGAGGTAAGGTCAGAAGAGGTTGTCCAAAGCAGAATTGGTCTACGTACCTCGGTAGGGCGGCTCTGCTGCATTTTGGGCTGGCAGCATCCCATCGGAGCCCAAAGTTCTgcagggaatttatttatttatgattatttATCATTCAGATTTATTCCCCGGGTGGGTGACAATAAAAGCTATAATAGCATCTCATAAAACGTGTCCATAAAACCACTATAAAACCAATTCTACAAGCGTAAAACATTCCAGACTGAAACTTTCACacccaaccacccccacccccagagtggGTGGAATGTACACAACAtcttgacagcccccccccccattctagtGGGAGGGGAATCAGCCCAATGCCCAGGTGACGAGGCGGATAATACactacaacaacctttattgggcatattaaaataggttccggagcattacagacatttctgaagtacaaatcgaaagtacattcaaaacacagacagataaactgtatctagcattggacgttacttagaaaattctgtcacttgtaaaagaaatgttgctactttttccaagagtcacggcctctgtgttatttaacacaagctccacaacagagttgtcagagtctctttcagatctgtctaagaccagcccaggagagaaattcctaatacccacatatctcggacagtcaagtataatgtgagcaagagtctccacttggtttttacagtgtggacagacccgatcctggagagggatagataggtagcgaccctttgtaatggccgatgggaaagtattgcatctggcccttgtaataatccatctctgttggggttcagttaatagttcaagatatttggctatgtgcccctgttctggtactatggGGACACCTTGACAAGATTTGGGGACTACGGGGTCAGGGGTGCTCCCTTGAGAGTGGCTTCTAACTCTctgcgtggtgtcgtggttaagagcaggtgcactctaatctggagaaccaggtttgattccctgctctgccacttgagctgtggaggtttatgtggggaactagattagcttgtgcacttgaacacacgccagctgggtgacctggagctctcttggcctcacccacctcacagggagtttgttgttgaggggggtggaggaaaaggagattgtaagcccctttgagtctccctacaggagagaaaggggggatataaatccaaaccctcctcctcctcctcctcctcctcctcctcctccatttcttctcctcctcctccacttctccttcttctcctccttcttcgtcttctcctcctccttctcctccttcttcatcttctcctcctcctcctgctgctgtcttctggcgccccctgcaggaattTGATCACCACTGCATGTGGCTGAACAACTGCATTGGCCGCTACAACATCCGCTGCTTCTTCCTCTTCGTGGTCTTCCTGAGCAGCTACAACCTAGTCGTGATGTCTTCCTGCCTCACCTACCTGGTGCTCAATAACCAGCAGCCCTTCAACGTGGAGAAGATTTGCACGTATCCTTCCTCCGGAGCATCCTGTAGCCTCTCTCCTCTACCTTGACACCCAGCTGTGTCTGTTTGCATACTGCAATGTGGAGCCGGTTGGCCAAGCCATCTAGCACCAGTCCAacatcagcgtggtgtagtggtggattctattctggagaacttgttagagcaggtggattctattctggagaaccaggtttgattccccattcctccacctgagtggcggaggcttatctggggaaccagatgtgttcctgcactcctgcattcctgcttgggccagtcacagtcctctctgaactctttcaggtgggattcaaactgtggggcagcaccaatggggctgggcggggcacgacaggggtgtggccgggcattccgggggcggggcattcctgggtggggctgtggcaaggatgcagccgctgcgtcggtccttgggcgggaaacgaatgcatgcaggcgcaggctgccacgtacgccggtgcacctcctgctagactgcttctgcgcgctactgctgagaggaggggcataaacaaaggtgggatccaaccagttctccccacttctctaggttaccaattttttctgagtgccgagaaggggttactaaagcaacctccctgcccaaaagggactggaggtgcgtgtgtgcggcggcgccactgtttgaatcccaccaccatcggaacctgttattaaaatttttggatcccaccactgggcataactaaggcaaaaatcacgtggcaaaaccaccaattagtaaccccctcccggcacacacaaataattagtaacctactctcgggaacctgtgagaacctgctggatcccacctctgggccttcCCCTACTGTAGATGTATATATTCAATAGAGATACTTAGAAGCAGAGATGTGGAAGCAGTTTCGTGTGGAAAAGAAAGATAGCCAGAGACACTTTGAGTTGCTTTTTGTCTAAAAACAGTTTACTAGCTtaaaggaagggttacatggaatacaacaaaggagcagcagtggcataggaggttaagagctcgtgtatctaatctggaggaaccgggtttgattccccgctctgccgcctgagctgtggaggcttatctggtggaccagattagcctgtgcgttcccacacacgccagctgggtgcccttgggctagtcacagcttctcggagctctctcaaccccacccacctcacagggtgtttgttgggggggggaagggaaaggagattataagcccctttgagtctcctgcaggagagaaagtgggggatataaatccaacctcctcctcctcctcctcctcctcctcctcctcttcttcttcttcttcttcttcttcttcttcttcttcttcttcttcttcttcttcttcttcttcttcttcttcttcttcttcaaatgctgcactgctctgttacatacagtggaacctcggttttcgttggtaatccgtccgaaaagaatagatgaaaaccgaaaccgaagaaaaccgaggcaaacttttccataggaatcaatgtaaatccaattaatccattctaggcactccaaagaacaaacccaaaacacattttttggtgaataaacatagtgtttaacgctgaaaacagtaacaaacaataacactaggaccagcttcagagccagtggaccaacgtcgcaccagaaagctgtccaaagaggtctgtttctgacgcctctttaagatttgtctgaaatggggcaagacattgtcattaaacaagttgcagacatggcctgcaacagctttgtttgGGTGATTTTTCTCAACAAACcgctgcaccttactgcaaatcgatgaaaactgaggcaaatcgatgaaaaccaagacacatttttcactgaaaaaatcgatgaaaaccgaaggcaatgaaaaccgaaggcaatgaaaaccgaggttccactgtatttacaGTAGTAATTGCCATCTAGGACTACATCTTGCTTTCTATCTGCTATCTCGCCTCGtggctctgaacatgtgcagtgaacaaagaaaacaggtaACTTTATAACTTTAGATATACCTGcttactaacatgtaagcaatggcagcctgactgaccaatggctaatcaatagaccaggtcatagaacagtgacctcagcagctCATTTACATACAGACAGTGCGTGACCTCTCTCTCCACGCCATCCCTTAACTCTCTGGCTCCCAGCATCGTGGTGACCATCCCGACGGCCTTCTACCTGCTGCCACTTCTCATTCAACTGATCTCCCAGCTCAGCAACATCTGGACAACTTGGTACAGGTGCAAACTCCAGGTATCTACTAGAGTCGTGTGGTTCTGatgtgtttgttggggaggggggagggaacatggTATTTGGCCATAGCCCCACGATGGGAGTGCACAGAGGAAGAATTTCAACCGTGTCTGATGAATAGACCTTTGATTCTTGGAAGCTCATTCCCTGAAGATCCTGTTGGTTTCTCaaatgctactggacttaaatcttgtGACTGTAGTTGTGGGGGAGATGATCCagattcctaaagatttggggatgaaacttggggaggggatttggagaggaggaggaggaggaagaagaggaagaggaggaggaggaggaggaggaagaggaggaggaagaggaagaggaagaagaagaggaagaagaggaggaggaggaggaggaggaaaaagaggaagaggaagaagaagaggaagaagaggaagaggaggaagaggaagaggaagaggaagaggaagaggaagaagaagaagaagaagaaaaagaagaagaagaagaagaagaagaagaagaagaagaagaagaagaagaagaagaagaagaagaagaagaagaagaagaagaagaagaagaagaagaagaatttggatttataccccattttggTCCCacttcatagagttggaagagatcccaagaagggccatcaagtccaacctcctgccatgcaggaagacacaatcaaagcactcctgacagatggccagccagcctgagcctctgtttaaaaacctccaaagaaggagactccacaactctccgaggcagtgaattccactgttgaacagccctgaccgtcaggaatcTGTTGTCACTGTGTGCCTAATTTGAGGTGCGACACCAAAACTACAGTTCTCTACAGTGTGAACGAGTGTGGCTAGTGGGTGTTCACGTTCATgtgcttcctcctctcctgcaATCATTTCCGGGCTGTGGTGAAACCTCCGTTTGGTAATACAACCTGACCTTTGCTGAAAGGCTCTCCTTTctcactacatcacgctggctcagCAGGGGTCGTATAATGTCACCGAGTTTGcgctccgaagcagccattttctccaaggaaacccTCATCTCTGCTGTTCGGAGATCAGCCACGATTCCACAAGCACACGGCTTGCCCAAGTTGCCGAGATTCAGAGCcaaggtcaggggtctgcaacctgcggctctccagatggtcatggactgcaattcccatcagcccctgccagcatggcccattggctgatgggaattgtagtccgtgaatatgtggagtgccacaggtttgccatcactgaccgaGGTGAAGGTCTTGtgtttagggatgccagcctctaggtccCTTGTAATGAcagtctacagcacaggtgtcaaacttgcagccctccagaagttatggactacagcatgatgctggcaggggctgatgggaactgtagtccataacttctggagggccgtgagtttgacacgtatggtctacagcagtggtggcgaacctttggccctccagatgttatggactacaattcccatcagcccctgccagcatggccaattggcaggggctgatgggaactgtagtccacaacatctggagggccatgagtttgacacgtatggtctacagcagtggtggcgaacctttggcactccagatattatggactacaattcccatcagcccctgccagcatggccaattggcaggggctgatgggaactgtagtctataacatctggagggccattatTTGACACGAGTGGTTCGCTAGTAGGCTAActcttggcactccagatattatggactacaattcccatcagcccctgccagcatggccaattggcaggggctgatgggaactgtagtctataacatctggagggccaaaggttcgccaccacgggtctacaGAGATCGGCTCCCCTGGGAAACATGGTTGCTTTGGACCAGACAGCATGGGTACCCCACGGGGTTGCTGCCTTTCCAAGCCTGCACCCCAAAATCTCCGGGAGTCTccctacctggagttggcaaccctatcccccattcCCCACCATTGGCTTGGGGCAGGGGGGCTTATGGTCCTATTAATTCTACTTCCTCCCAGCAAGCGCCTTCCCACATCTGCGGCTCCCCGTCTCTCTCCACAGACTCACACTTCATGCGGGAAATCCTTCTCCTCCTGCCAGACCTGGTGGCGGCCCTCGGCTTTGCGGACCAGGTGCGGATCAAAGTAAGAGAGGTTCGGCTATTGCTGAACTAAGGGGACAGCCCTCCAAGGGACAATTTTGTTGGCATTGaacccattttacagattgagcgtgtgtgtgtttttttttttaaatgttggaatatattacagtggtgggattcggcaggtttgcaccactttggcagaaccggttgttaaaacgatGCTTGTCAACAACCGGTtcttaaattattggaatcccaccactgaatatgtaCCATTTGGGTAGCCAATAAGTCAAATTTCACATGAGTTTTTGGAGGGTGAGCTGTGCAGTATTATACTCTTCTGATGTCgtgccccttcccccaagccccgcccacaaatctccaggaatttcccaacatgaagTTGGCACCCCTATTCCCTCCTCACATCTCTATTAACCCCTCGCCTCTCAGTATCCGCAT of Sphaerodactylus townsendi isolate TG3544 linkage group LG06, MPM_Stown_v2.3, whole genome shotgun sequence contains these proteins:
- the ZDHHC19 gene encoding palmitoyltransferase ZDHHC19, with the translated sequence MRPAGGHVGRLYLLSSIFASSHFSLLLCLTCLFFTFPCSWLTLHVSWAFPIVCGLLFIPTVIFFLFTSFTDTGILRKGIEEELLNQAVVIRAPRQHWCNRCQLHSLPHTFHCAWCNTCVEEFDHHCMWLNNCIGRYNIRCFFLFVVFLSSYNLVVMSSCLTYLVLNNQQPFNVEKICTIVVTIPTAFYLLPLLIQLISQLSNIWTTWYRCKLQAGKKKNSWPLNTTDGSTEIPIPEMPESLQLLDEDQDTHWKCQLYINRRGPPSPTGTLLSLTDI